One genomic region from Leptotrichia sp. oral taxon 215 str. W9775 encodes:
- a CDS encoding acyltransferase → MKKYNQFEIFRFIGAFTVLIFHTAKNTSFYSQVPSLFQNGTIWVYFFFVLSGFMLSYSHFNKDIDIKKFYLTRLFKFYPLYFFSLLLLFVYSLKYKEKLIYSIFLIQSLIFGKATDQNYNYAAWYLSVLAFLIIIFPYLLKFMKVHSKYFKYFTIFTVIYTYYVYLTFNKYSDNSYIYHLINYFPLMHLSSFVVGMLLFYYLKNINGKKYYSFLLPLYFLFLTLFVQYNKVIPYASVLISLSFVPLIMFLFLDSGFFSKILSNNFFVYLGSLSFSIYILHVPIYHIYRKYIHSIDNNLHFLTFFIIVFVASNGTKYFIENKYYKFLCSKYLKS, encoded by the coding sequence ATATAATCAATTTGAAATTTTTAGATTTATTGGTGCATTCACCGTTTTGATTTTTCATACGGCTAAAAATACAAGTTTTTATTCCCAAGTTCCTTCGCTTTTCCAAAATGGAACAATTTGGGTATATTTCTTTTTTGTTTTATCAGGATTTATGCTTTCTTATTCTCATTTTAATAAAGACATTGATATAAAAAAATTTTATTTAACAAGACTTTTTAAATTTTATCCCTTATACTTTTTTTCTTTATTACTTCTTTTTGTTTATTCCCTAAAATATAAAGAAAAATTAATATACAGTATTTTTTTGATACAAAGTTTGATATTCGGAAAAGCTACAGACCAAAATTATAATTATGCCGCTTGGTATCTTTCTGTCTTGGCTTTTCTAATAATAATATTCCCATATTTATTAAAATTTATGAAAGTACATTCTAAATATTTTAAATATTTCACAATATTTACAGTTATTTACACTTACTATGTGTATCTAACATTTAACAAATACAGTGATAATTCATATATTTATCATCTTATTAATTATTTTCCTTTAATGCATCTTTCTTCTTTTGTTGTTGGGATGCTATTGTTTTATTATTTAAAAAATATAAATGGTAAAAAATATTATTCTTTTTTACTACCCTTATATTTTTTATTTTTAACTCTATTTGTTCAATATAATAAAGTTATTCCTTATGCATCTGTATTAATTTCATTATCTTTTGTACCTTTGATTATGTTTTTATTTTTAGATTCAGGTTTTTTCAGTAAAATTTTAAGTAATAACTTTTTTGTATATTTAGGAAGTTTAAGTTTTTCAATATATATTCTTCATGTTCCTATTTATCACATTTATAGAAAATATATACATAGTATTGATAATAATTTACATTTTCTAACATTTTTTATAATAGTTTTCGTTGCTTCAAATGGCACAAAATACTTTATTGAAAATAAATATTATAAATTTTTATGTAGCAAGTATCTAAAGTCCTAA